From Sodalis glossinidius str. 'morsitans', the proteins below share one genomic window:
- the kup gene encoding low affinity potassium transporter Kup yields the protein MNKDHKQSLPAVTLAAIGVVYGDIGTSPLYTLRECLAGHYGFGVERVAVFGFLSLIFWLLILIVSLKYLLFVMRADNAGEGGILTLMSLAGRNTGAKLTPVLVIIGLIGGSFFYGEVVITPAVSVMSAIEGLQIVAPSLQEFIVPLSVVVLTLLFFIQKKGTGSVGKLFAPVMLLWFLTLGVLGVRGIIYNPEVLYALNPKWAIAFFAEYRTVSFFALGAVVLAITGVEALYADMGHFGKLPIRIAWFSAVLPSLVLNYFGQGALLLSKPAAIKNPFFLLAPDWAMIPLLILATLATVIASQAVISGVFSLTRQAVRLGYMPPMRIIHTSEMEVGQIYIPFINWLLYIAVVLVIVSFEHSSNLAAAYGIAVTGTMVLTSILSCTVARKNWHLNLLIVSVLLLALLCLDVSMFAANALKIFSGGWLPLLLGFLMFIAMITWKSERFLLLRRIHEHGNSLEALIASLEKSPPVRVPGTAVFMSRAMNVIPFALLHNLKHNKVLHERVVLLTLRTEDAPFVHNVRRVTIEALSPTFWRVVASYGFKEAPDMEEIFHSCGLEGLSCRMMETSFFMSHESLILGKRPWYLMIRGKLFMVLSRNALRAPDQYLIPPNRVIELGTQIEI from the coding sequence ATGAATAAAGATCATAAGCAGTCGCTGCCGGCGGTCACGCTTGCCGCCATAGGTGTCGTGTATGGTGATATTGGTACCAGTCCTCTCTATACCTTACGTGAATGTCTTGCCGGCCATTATGGTTTTGGCGTTGAACGCGTGGCGGTATTTGGTTTCTTATCCCTCATTTTCTGGCTTCTGATCCTGATCGTTTCCCTGAAATATCTTCTCTTCGTCATGCGCGCCGACAATGCCGGCGAAGGCGGTATTTTGACGCTAATGTCGCTCGCCGGCAGAAATACCGGCGCCAAATTGACCCCGGTACTGGTGATAATCGGGCTTATCGGCGGCAGCTTCTTTTACGGCGAGGTCGTTATCACGCCGGCCGTCTCTGTGATGTCGGCGATTGAAGGGCTGCAAATCGTGGCCCCCTCGCTACAGGAATTTATCGTTCCTCTCTCCGTGGTGGTGCTGACGTTGCTGTTTTTCATCCAAAAGAAAGGGACCGGCAGCGTCGGCAAACTTTTCGCGCCGGTGATGTTATTATGGTTTCTCACGCTGGGTGTACTGGGCGTGCGCGGTATCATCTATAATCCCGAAGTGCTCTATGCCCTTAATCCGAAATGGGCTATCGCCTTTTTTGCCGAATATCGAACCGTCTCCTTCTTCGCTCTGGGCGCGGTAGTGTTGGCTATCACCGGCGTAGAGGCGTTGTATGCCGATATGGGCCATTTCGGTAAATTGCCTATTCGCATCGCTTGGTTTAGCGCGGTGCTACCGTCCTTGGTGCTTAATTATTTCGGTCAGGGCGCGCTGTTATTGTCCAAGCCGGCGGCAATCAAAAACCCTTTCTTTTTACTCGCCCCCGATTGGGCGATGATTCCATTGCTTATTCTTGCCACGCTTGCAACGGTCATCGCTTCACAGGCGGTGATCTCCGGCGTATTTTCCCTGACTCGCCAGGCGGTGCGCCTGGGGTATATGCCGCCGATGCGCATCATTCATACCTCCGAGATGGAGGTGGGCCAGATTTATATTCCTTTCATCAACTGGCTGCTGTATATCGCCGTGGTGCTGGTAATTGTCAGCTTTGAGCACTCCAGCAATCTGGCGGCGGCCTACGGTATCGCGGTGACTGGCACCATGGTGCTGACCAGCATCCTGTCTTGTACCGTGGCCAGAAAAAACTGGCACTTGAATCTGTTAATTGTGTCCGTGCTGCTGCTGGCGCTGTTGTGCCTCGATGTGTCTATGTTTGCCGCCAACGCCCTGAAGATTTTCTCTGGCGGCTGGCTACCGTTGCTGCTGGGTTTCCTGATGTTCATCGCCATGATCACCTGGAAAAGCGAACGGTTCCTCTTGTTGCGACGGATCCATGAACATGGAAATTCCCTGGAAGCGCTGATTGCCTCTTTGGAAAAATCGCCGCCGGTGCGGGTCCCCGGTACGGCCGTGTTTATGTCGCGCGCTATGAACGTGATCCCGTTTGCCCTGCTACATAACCTCAAGCATAACAAAGTGCTGCATGAGCGCGTTGTGCTGCTGACGCTGCGTACAGAGGATGCCCCTTTTGTCCATAATGTACGGCGGGTCACTATCGAAGCGCTATCGCCCACTTTCTGGCGCGTCGTGGCAAGCTATGGTTTCAAAGAGGCGCCGGATATGGAGGAGATTTTCCACAGCTGCGGGCTTGAGGGGCTATCCTGCCGGATGATGGAAACGTCCTTTTTCATGTCTCATGAATCGCTTATTCTCGGCAAGCGGCCCTGGTATCTGATGATACGGGGCAAACTTTTCATGGTGTTAAGCCGTAACGCCCTGCGCGCGCCGGATCAATATCTCATACCGCCTAACCGGGTCATTGAGTTGGGAACGCAAATAGAGATCTGA
- the asnC gene encoding transcriptional regulator AsnC: MAETYQIDALDRAILQALMANARTAYAELAKHLNVSPSTVHVRVEKMKQAGIITGARVDVSPKQLGYDVCCFIGIILKSAKDYPSALKKLEALEEVVEAYYTTGHYSIFIKVMCRSIDTLQQVLINKIQTIDEIQSTETLISLQNPISRTIVP; this comes from the coding sequence ATGGCGGAAACTTATCAGATCGACGCCCTCGATCGCGCCATTTTGCAGGCGCTGATGGCCAACGCGCGCACCGCCTACGCCGAGCTGGCCAAGCACCTTAACGTCAGTCCCAGCACCGTGCACGTGCGGGTGGAAAAAATGAAACAGGCGGGCATCATCACCGGGGCTCGGGTGGATGTCAGTCCGAAACAGCTAGGCTATGACGTGTGCTGCTTTATTGGCATTATCCTTAAAAGCGCCAAGGACTACCCATCGGCGCTTAAGAAATTGGAGGCGTTGGAAGAGGTAGTGGAAGCGTATTACACCACCGGTCATTACAGTATCTTCATCAAAGTGATGTGCCGCTCTATAGACACCCTTCAGCAGGTACTTATCAACAAGATCCAGACTATCGACGAAATCCAATCCACCGAGACTCTGATCTCGCTGCAAAACCCCATCAGCCGTACCATCGTGCCTTAA
- the mioC gene encoding FMN-binding protein MioC, producing the protein MADVTIISGSTLGSAEYVAEHVAGILEQQGLSTDILHGAELAELSTEGMWLLVTSTHGAGELPENLQPLLEELKAQTPSLSTVTFGAIGIGNSAYDTFCGAIDTLDRQLTSLGAKRIGDVLKIDITQHEIPEDPAEVWVAEWITQIKAR; encoded by the coding sequence ATGGCCGACGTAACCATCATTAGCGGCAGCACCCTGGGTAGCGCCGAATATGTTGCCGAGCATGTCGCCGGCATCCTGGAACAGCAGGGGCTCAGCACCGATATCTTGCACGGTGCCGAACTGGCGGAGTTGAGTACTGAAGGTATGTGGCTGCTGGTCACTTCGACCCACGGCGCCGGCGAATTGCCGGAGAATCTTCAGCCGCTGCTGGAAGAGTTAAAGGCGCAAACACCTTCGCTATCCACGGTTACCTTCGGCGCTATCGGTATTGGCAACAGCGCATACGATACGTTCTGCGGCGCGATCGACACGTTGGATCGTCAGCTTACTTCGCTCGGCGCCAAACGGATCGGCGACGTGCTTAAGATCGACATTACCCAGCATGAAATCCCGGAGGATCCGGCGGAAGTCTGGGTGGCGGAGTGGATCACGCAAATAAAAGCACGCTGA
- the mnmG gene encoding tRNA uridine-5-carboxymethylaminomethyl(34) synthesis enzyme MnmG produces the protein MFYPDHFDVIIIGGGHAGTEAAMASARMGCQTLLLTHNIDTLGQMSCNPAIGGIGKGHLVKEIDAMGGLMAQAIDKGGIQFRILNASKGPAVRATRAQADRVLYRQAVRGALENQPNLMIFQQAVEDLIMEGDRVVGAVTQIGLKFRARAVVLTVGTFLDGKIHIGMDHYSGGRAGDPPSVSLSRRLRELPFRVNRLKTGTPPRIDAHSIDFSRLATQHGDDPLPVFSFLGSADQHPRQIPCYITYTNDKTHEVIRQNLDRSPMYAGIIEGVGPRYCPSIEDKVMRFADRDAHQIFLEPEGLTSNEIYPNGISTSLPFDVQMKIVHSMQGLENARIVRPGYAIEYDFFDPRDLKLTLESKLIEGLFFAGQINGTTGYEEAAAQGMLAGLNAARLAMGKDGWSPRRDQAYLGVLVDDLCTLGTKEPYRMFTSRAEYRLLLREDNADLRLTETGRQLGMVDDVRWERFCAKQEQIERERQRLRDIWVHPGSDGVEQLNPLLKASLTREANGEELLRRPEMDYARLTHLERFGPALVDSQAAEQVEIQIKYQGYIARQQEEIARQMRNEHTLLPAAMDFSTVSGLSNEVIAKLNDHKPNSIGQASRISGVTPAAISILLVWLKKQGLRHRSP, from the coding sequence ATGTTTTATCCCGATCACTTTGACGTCATCATTATCGGTGGCGGCCATGCCGGTACGGAAGCGGCAATGGCGTCGGCACGAATGGGATGCCAAACCCTTCTGCTGACGCATAACATTGATACGCTAGGACAAATGTCCTGTAACCCGGCGATCGGCGGTATCGGCAAGGGGCATTTGGTCAAGGAAATCGACGCCATGGGCGGTCTGATGGCTCAGGCTATCGATAAGGGCGGCATCCAGTTCAGGATATTAAACGCCAGCAAAGGACCCGCGGTCAGGGCCACTCGCGCACAGGCGGATCGCGTGCTTTACCGGCAAGCGGTACGCGGCGCGCTGGAGAACCAGCCTAATCTGATGATCTTCCAGCAGGCGGTTGAGGATCTGATCATGGAAGGCGACAGGGTGGTCGGCGCCGTCACCCAAATAGGGCTGAAATTTCGCGCCCGTGCCGTCGTGCTGACCGTGGGAACCTTCCTCGATGGCAAGATCCATATCGGCATGGATCATTATAGCGGCGGTCGGGCAGGCGATCCGCCTTCGGTTTCCCTGTCTCGCCGTTTGCGCGAGTTGCCTTTCCGGGTTAACCGTTTAAAAACCGGTACGCCGCCGCGTATTGATGCGCACAGTATCGACTTCTCACGGCTGGCGACACAGCACGGCGACGATCCGCTGCCCGTTTTCTCGTTCCTGGGCTCGGCGGATCAGCATCCGCGACAGATCCCCTGTTATATCACCTATACCAACGACAAGACACATGAGGTCATCCGCCAGAACCTGGACCGCAGTCCTATGTACGCCGGCATCATTGAAGGCGTCGGGCCGCGTTATTGTCCGTCCATTGAAGATAAGGTGATGCGCTTTGCCGATCGCGATGCCCATCAGATCTTTCTTGAGCCGGAAGGACTGACCAGCAACGAAATTTATCCTAACGGCATCTCGACCAGCCTGCCGTTCGACGTGCAGATGAAAATCGTCCACTCCATGCAGGGGCTTGAGAACGCGCGTATTGTGCGGCCCGGCTATGCGATCGAGTATGACTTCTTTGATCCGCGCGATCTTAAGCTGACGCTGGAAAGCAAACTGATCGAAGGGCTGTTTTTCGCCGGTCAAATCAACGGTACCACCGGCTATGAAGAGGCCGCCGCCCAAGGCATGCTGGCTGGTCTGAACGCGGCACGGCTGGCCATGGGGAAAGACGGTTGGTCGCCGCGACGCGATCAGGCCTATCTCGGCGTGCTGGTAGACGATTTATGCACGCTGGGCACCAAAGAGCCCTACCGCATGTTTACCTCGCGCGCCGAATACCGACTGCTGCTGCGGGAAGACAATGCCGATCTTCGCCTAACGGAAACCGGTCGGCAGCTAGGCATGGTGGATGACGTGCGCTGGGAGCGCTTTTGCGCCAAGCAGGAGCAAATTGAGCGCGAGCGTCAGCGCCTGCGCGATATCTGGGTACACCCCGGTAGCGATGGCGTCGAGCAGCTTAATCCGCTGCTTAAAGCGTCGCTGACGCGCGAAGCCAATGGCGAAGAACTTCTGCGCCGCCCGGAGATGGATTACGCGCGCCTGACCCACCTGGAACGTTTTGGCCCGGCGCTGGTCGACAGCCAGGCGGCAGAGCAGGTCGAAATCCAGATCAAATACCAAGGCTACATCGCCCGTCAGCAGGAGGAGATTGCACGTCAGATGCGCAATGAACATACCTTGCTGCCGGCGGCGATGGATTTTAGCACCGTGTCGGGTCTGTCCAACGAAGTGATCGCCAAGCTCAACGATCATAAACCCAATTCTATCGGTCAGGCGTCACGCATTTCCGGCGTCACGCCTGCGGCGATTTCTATCTTGCTGGTCTGGCTAAAAAAACAGGGGCTGCGGCACCGCAGCCCCTGA
- the rsmG gene encoding 16S rRNA (guanine(527)-N(7))-methyltransferase RsmG gives MLKRLESLLAQADMALTSAQKEKLLGYVALLHKWNKAYNLTSVRSPEQMLVRHIMDSIVVNPHLRGDRFIDVGTGPGLPGIPLAIVRPDAHFTLLDSLGKRICFLRQVQHELGLDNITAVQSRVESFAPPAGFDGVISRAFASLGDMLTWCAALPRKEEGRFYALKGQLSEEELNALPAGFRVESVIGLQVPCLEGERHIVVLAAN, from the coding sequence ATGCTCAAGAGACTGGAGTCCCTGCTGGCGCAGGCGGATATGGCGCTAACCTCGGCGCAAAAAGAGAAGCTACTGGGTTATGTGGCGCTGCTGCATAAATGGAACAAGGCTTACAACCTGACGTCGGTGCGCTCCCCTGAACAGATGCTTGTTCGCCATATCATGGACAGTATTGTCGTGAATCCGCACTTGCGTGGGGATCGTTTCATCGATGTCGGCACCGGTCCGGGCTTGCCGGGCATTCCGTTGGCTATCGTACGTCCCGATGCACATTTCACCCTGTTGGACAGTCTGGGCAAGCGCATATGTTTTTTACGCCAGGTACAGCATGAGCTAGGGCTCGACAATATTACGGCGGTACAGAGCCGGGTGGAGAGCTTTGCGCCGCCTGCCGGCTTTGACGGCGTAATAAGCCGTGCTTTCGCCTCGCTCGGCGACATGCTGACCTGGTGTGCGGCGCTGCCGCGTAAAGAAGAAGGGCGATTTTACGCTCTCAAAGGCCAGCTGTCCGAGGAGGAGCTGAACGCGCTGCCGGCAGGTTTTCGGGTTGAATCGGTGATCGGACTTCAGGTGCCGTGCCTGGAAGGCGAACGGCATATCGTGGTGCTCGCTGCAAATTAA
- the atpI gene encoding F0F1 ATP synthase subunit I, whose translation MTLALYSVKVAGKLLFAQLMTLVLFSALFALHSPRAAASAAGGGLAAWLPNVAFMLHACRHQALAAVPGHIALSFAIGEGLKMVATIALLVVALSMFKAAFVPLGLTYLSVLIVQILAPAVINNKG comes from the coding sequence ATGACCTTAGCCCTTTACAGCGTCAAAGTCGCTGGAAAGCTGCTGTTTGCCCAGTTGATGACTTTGGTGCTGTTCAGCGCTCTGTTCGCTCTGCATAGTCCCCGCGCCGCCGCATCTGCCGCGGGGGGCGGGTTGGCGGCCTGGTTGCCCAATGTCGCGTTCATGCTGCACGCATGTCGTCATCAGGCGCTGGCCGCGGTCCCGGGTCACATTGCCTTGTCGTTCGCTATCGGCGAGGGGCTGAAAATGGTGGCGACCATCGCCTTGCTGGTCGTCGCGCTTAGTATGTTTAAGGCTGCGTTTGTCCCATTGGGCCTGACCTATTTATCGGTGCTGATTGTGCAGATATTGGCACCGGCCGTAATTAACAACAAAGGGTAA
- the atpB gene encoding F0F1 ATP synthase subunit A has product MSASGEISTPQEYIGHHLNNLQLDMRTFELVNHHTASSFWVLNIDSMFFSLLLGAIFLLIFGRVAKGATSGVPGKMQTFVELVVGFVDGSVRDMFHGKSKLIAPLALTIFVWVFLMNLMDLLPIDLLPYLGEHVLGLPALRVVPSADVNITLSMALGVFILILYYSVMMKGIGGFVKELTLQPFNHPIFIPVNLILEGVSLLSKPVSLGLRLFGNMYAGELIFILIAGLLPWWSQWILNVPWAIFHILIITLQAFIFMVLTIVYLAMASEEH; this is encoded by the coding sequence ATGTCTGCATCAGGAGAAATCTCTACTCCACAGGAATACATAGGCCACCACCTGAACAACCTTCAGCTGGACATGCGTACTTTTGAACTGGTCAATCACCACACGGCATCGTCTTTCTGGGTCCTGAACATTGATTCCATGTTCTTCTCACTGCTGCTCGGCGCGATTTTCCTGCTGATCTTCGGCCGCGTCGCCAAAGGCGCAACCAGCGGCGTACCCGGCAAGATGCAGACCTTCGTCGAGCTGGTAGTGGGCTTTGTCGACGGCAGCGTACGGGACATGTTTCACGGCAAAAGCAAGCTCATCGCCCCGCTAGCGCTAACCATCTTCGTCTGGGTATTCCTGATGAACCTGATGGATCTGCTGCCCATCGACTTGCTGCCTTACCTTGGCGAGCACGTGCTGGGCCTGCCGGCGCTGCGTGTGGTTCCCTCGGCTGACGTCAATATCACGCTGTCGATGGCGCTGGGCGTATTTATTCTCATCCTGTATTACAGCGTGATGATGAAGGGGATCGGCGGCTTCGTTAAAGAACTGACCCTGCAACCGTTCAATCATCCGATTTTCATTCCTGTCAACCTGATTCTCGAAGGCGTCAGCCTGCTGTCCAAACCAGTTTCGCTGGGCCTTCGGTTGTTTGGCAACATGTATGCAGGTGAGTTGATCTTCATCCTGATTGCCGGTCTGTTACCGTGGTGGTCGCAGTGGATTCTGAATGTGCCCTGGGCCATTTTCCACATCCTGATTATTACGCTGCAAGCCTTTATCTTCATGGTCCTGACGATTGTCTATCTCGCGATGGCGTCTGAAGAACATTGA
- the atpE gene encoding F0F1 ATP synthase subunit C: MENLNMDLLYMAAAVMMGLAAIGAAIGIGILGGKFLEGAARQPDLIPLLRTQFFIVMGLVDAIPMIAVGLGLYVMFAVA, from the coding sequence ATGGAAAACCTGAATATGGATCTGCTGTACATGGCTGCCGCTGTGATGATGGGTCTGGCGGCAATCGGTGCTGCGATCGGTATCGGCATCCTGGGTGGTAAATTTTTGGAAGGTGCCGCGCGTCAGCCTGATCTGATCCCTCTGCTGCGCACGCAGTTCTTTATCGTTATGGGTCTGGTTGACGCCATCCCCATGATCGCCGTGGGCCTGGGCCTGTACGTAATGTTCGCCGTAGCGTAG
- the atpF gene encoding F0F1 ATP synthase subunit B, producing the protein MNLNATILGQAIAFVLFVLFCMKYVWPPLMASIEKRQKEIADGLASAERAKKDLDIAQAEATDHLKQAKVEAQAIIEQANKRKAQVVDEAKAEAEAERNKILAQAQAEIDAERKRAREELRKQVAMLALAGAEKIIERSVDDAANSDIVDKIVAEL; encoded by the coding sequence GTGAATCTTAATGCAACAATCCTCGGCCAGGCTATCGCGTTTGTCCTGTTTGTGCTCTTCTGCATGAAGTATGTATGGCCGCCGTTGATGGCATCCATCGAGAAACGTCAGAAAGAAATTGCTGACGGTCTGGCTTCCGCGGAACGCGCCAAAAAAGATCTGGACATCGCCCAGGCCGAAGCAACCGATCATTTGAAGCAAGCGAAGGTGGAAGCCCAGGCAATCATTGAACAGGCCAACAAGCGTAAAGCGCAAGTGGTCGATGAAGCCAAAGCCGAAGCGGAAGCGGAACGCAACAAAATCCTGGCGCAGGCACAGGCGGAAATTGACGCCGAACGCAAGCGCGCCCGCGAGGAGTTGCGCAAGCAGGTCGCTATGCTGGCTTTAGCGGGTGCCGAGAAGATCATCGAACGTTCCGTGGATGACGCTGCCAACAGCGACATCGTCGATAAAATTGTCGCTGAACTGTAA
- the atpH gene encoding F0F1 ATP synthase subunit delta, which produces MSELVTVARPYAKAAFDFAVEHQAVAHWQAMLTFCAEVSRNERIAELLSGAVVPEKLAETFIAVCGEELDAAGQNLIRVMAENGRLTVLPDVLEQFTLWRAAQEATVEVDVISASTLKEEQLAKISAAMEQRLSRKVKLNCKIDKSVVAGVVIRAGDMVIDGSVRGRLERLADVLQS; this is translated from the coding sequence ATGTCTGAACTGGTAACTGTAGCTCGCCCCTACGCCAAAGCGGCTTTTGACTTTGCCGTCGAGCACCAGGCTGTGGCGCACTGGCAGGCGATGCTGACGTTCTGTGCCGAGGTGAGCCGCAATGAGCGGATCGCCGAACTGTTATCAGGCGCGGTTGTGCCCGAGAAGTTGGCGGAGACGTTTATCGCGGTCTGTGGCGAGGAGCTTGATGCCGCCGGCCAGAACCTGATACGGGTGATGGCGGAAAACGGGCGTCTGACGGTTTTGCCGGATGTGCTGGAGCAGTTCACCCTTTGGCGCGCGGCGCAGGAGGCGACTGTGGAAGTGGACGTTATTTCCGCCAGCACGCTGAAAGAAGAACAACTGGCAAAAATCAGCGCCGCGATGGAACAACGTCTGTCACGCAAAGTTAAGCTGAATTGCAAAATTGATAAGTCTGTTGTGGCCGGCGTCGTTATTCGCGCGGGCGATATGGTGATAGACGGCAGTGTACGCGGTCGTCTGGAGCGCCTGGCAGACGTCTTGCAGTCTTAA
- the atpA gene encoding F0F1 ATP synthase subunit alpha, with the protein MQLNSTEISELIKQRIAQFNVVSEAHNEGTIVSVSDGIIRVHGLAEVMQGEMIALPGNRFAIALNLERDSVGAVVMGPYADLAEGMKVKCTGRILEVPVGRGLLGRVVNTLGAPIDGKVPLEHDGFSAVEAIAPGVIERQSVDEPVQTGYKSVDAMIPIGRGQRELIIGDRQTGKSALAIDAIINQRDSGIKCIYVAIGQKASTIANVVRKLEEHGALANTIVVVATASESAALQYLAPYAGCAMGEYFRDRGEDALIIYDDLSKQAVAYRQISLLLRRPPGREAYPGDVFYLHSRLLERASRVNAEYVENYTKGEVKGKTGSLTALPIIETQAGDVSAFVPTNVISITDGQIFLESNLFNAGIRPAVNPGISVSRVGGAAQTKIMKKLSGGIRTALAQYRELAAFSQFASDLDDATRKQLNHGQKVTELLKQKQYAPMSVAQQALVLFAAERGYLEDVELAKIGDFEAALMAYVDREQGELMQQINQTGAYNDYIEGKLKGILDTFKATQSW; encoded by the coding sequence ATGCAACTGAATTCCACCGAAATCAGCGAACTGATCAAGCAGCGCATTGCTCAGTTCAATGTAGTGAGCGAAGCTCACAATGAAGGTACTATCGTTTCCGTCAGCGATGGGATCATCCGTGTACACGGCCTGGCCGAAGTTATGCAGGGTGAAATGATCGCGCTACCCGGCAACCGTTTCGCCATCGCCCTGAACCTGGAACGCGATTCCGTCGGCGCCGTGGTTATGGGACCGTATGCCGATCTGGCCGAAGGCATGAAAGTCAAATGCACCGGCCGTATTCTGGAAGTGCCGGTCGGTCGCGGCCTGCTTGGCCGCGTGGTGAACACCCTGGGTGCGCCTATCGACGGTAAAGTCCCGCTGGAGCACGACGGCTTCTCCGCCGTTGAAGCGATTGCGCCGGGCGTTATCGAGCGTCAGTCGGTCGATGAGCCGGTACAGACCGGTTATAAATCCGTCGACGCCATGATTCCTATCGGCCGCGGTCAGCGTGAGCTTATCATCGGCGACCGTCAGACTGGTAAATCGGCGCTGGCCATCGATGCCATCATCAATCAGCGCGACAGCGGCATCAAATGTATCTATGTCGCCATCGGCCAGAAAGCGTCGACTATCGCCAACGTGGTGCGTAAGCTGGAAGAGCACGGCGCGCTGGCGAATACTATCGTCGTGGTCGCCACCGCATCCGAATCCGCTGCGCTGCAGTATCTGGCGCCGTATGCCGGTTGCGCCATGGGCGAATACTTTCGCGATCGCGGTGAAGACGCGTTGATCATTTATGATGATCTCTCCAAGCAGGCCGTGGCGTATCGCCAAATCTCCCTGCTGCTCCGCCGTCCGCCCGGCCGTGAAGCCTATCCCGGCGACGTGTTCTACCTGCACTCCCGTTTGCTGGAGCGCGCTTCCCGCGTTAACGCGGAATACGTTGAAAACTACACCAAGGGCGAAGTGAAGGGCAAAACCGGTTCGTTAACCGCGCTGCCTATCATCGAAACCCAGGCAGGTGACGTTTCCGCCTTCGTTCCGACCAACGTGATTTCCATCACCGATGGTCAGATCTTCCTGGAATCGAACCTGTTCAACGCCGGTATCCGTCCCGCCGTTAACCCGGGGATCTCGGTTTCCCGCGTCGGCGGCGCCGCCCAGACCAAGATCATGAAAAAACTGTCCGGCGGTATCCGTACCGCGCTGGCGCAGTACCGTGAATTGGCCGCTTTCTCCCAGTTCGCCTCCGATCTGGATGACGCGACCCGTAAACAGCTGAATCACGGTCAGAAAGTGACCGAACTGCTGAAGCAGAAACAGTATGCGCCGATGTCGGTCGCCCAGCAGGCGCTAGTGCTGTTCGCGGCGGAACGCGGTTATCTGGAAGATGTCGAGCTGGCGAAAATCGGCGATTTTGAAGCCGCGCTAATGGCCTACGTGGACCGCGAGCAGGGCGAATTGATGCAACAAATCAACCAGACCGGCGCTTATAACGATTATATCGAAGGCAAGCTGAAAGGCATTCTCGATACCTTCAAGGCAACCCAGTCCTGGTAA
- the atpG gene encoding F0F1 ATP synthase subunit gamma: MAGAKEIRSKIASVQNTQKITKAMEMVAASKMRKTQERMASSRPYAETMRKVIGHLALGNLEYKHSYLDERDVKRVGYLVVATDRGLAGGLNINLFKKLLADMKEWNGKGVETELALIGSKAVSFFNSVGSKVVAQVTGMGDNPMLSELIGPVKVMLQAYDEGRLDKLYIVSNKFVNTMSQVPQILQILPLPPAEEADLKIKSWDYLYEPDPKTLLDTLLRRYVESQVYQGVVENLASEQAARMVAMKAATDNGGSLIKELQLVYNKARQTSITQELTEIVSGAAAV; encoded by the coding sequence ATGGCCGGCGCAAAAGAGATACGTAGTAAGATTGCAAGCGTCCAGAATACGCAAAAGATCACCAAAGCGATGGAAATGGTCGCCGCCTCCAAAATGCGTAAAACTCAGGAACGCATGGCGTCCAGCCGTCCTTATGCAGAAACGATGCGCAAAGTGATTGGTCACCTTGCACTGGGTAATCTGGAATACAAACACTCCTACCTGGACGAGCGCGACGTGAAGCGCGTAGGTTACCTGGTGGTGGCAACCGACCGCGGTCTGGCGGGCGGCCTGAACATCAATTTGTTCAAAAAGCTGCTGGCCGACATGAAAGAGTGGAACGGGAAAGGCGTGGAAACCGAACTGGCGCTGATTGGCTCCAAGGCGGTGTCTTTCTTCAATTCGGTCGGAAGCAAAGTGGTTGCACAGGTGACGGGCATGGGGGACAACCCCATGCTGTCTGAATTGATCGGGCCGGTAAAGGTTATGCTACAGGCCTATGACGAAGGCCGCCTGGACAAGCTCTATATTGTCAGCAACAAATTTGTCAATACCATGTCCCAGGTGCCGCAGATTCTGCAAATCCTGCCTCTGCCGCCTGCGGAAGAAGCGGATTTGAAGATCAAATCCTGGGATTATCTGTATGAACCCGATCCCAAAACGCTGCTGGATACCCTGCTGCGTCGTTATGTGGAATCGCAGGTTTATCAGGGCGTCGTTGAAAACCTGGCCAGCGAACAGGCCGCGCGTATGGTAGCGATGAAAGCCGCAACGGACAACGGCGGCAGCCTGATTAAAGAGCTGCAACTTGTTTACAATAAGGCTCGACAGACCAGCATCACTCAGGAACTCACCGAAATCGTCTCGGGAGCCGCCGCGGTTTAG